The nucleotide window CTTCGAATTTAAATAGGATAATATACATCTGTATGgagattaattttgttttgagaTGGTGGCATTTGTTTTGTTATTGTCGCACAATCTCATTTCAGAATGATATTTAATAAGAATGCCCTTAACACACACGTACATCTTTTTTTATAAGTTCTTTAAAAATTGTTTGAATAAGTATAAGAAACCCAAATTTAATCGATCAAAACCATTCCTACCCAAGAAATTATATAGAATATAAGTCTTACTGTTCTGTTTATCTAACTAATCACACTTGCTTTTTAACTTCTTTAACGACAAAATATTGTTCATAATGAATGAGGGTTGGCAAATTAAGTTGGCCAATAAAAAACATGAAATATCAGTAGTGACTAGTGactaaaatatagttttaaaaagtaaaaagctATAAAATTCACATACAGCTTGATAAGTCATGAAAAAGGCTAAACAGCATTATTCCAGAAAaactttttgataaaatatacgGAAAGAGTATAGATACTGTACTGAATAGTGAATATACAATTTTGGacagaaagaagaagaatacaCACATTTGGTCAGCTGATATGGATCGAGATACATATAACTCTATATATCTCTGAATGTAGTAAGCAATAAATGTGCCTTACATATTttcatagatatatatatatatatattctcccTACTAACACTATtgcttttctctcttttcctaCGTAAAAGATATGATAATaatgtttcaaaataatattttagaaaagaaaacaaaaaatatcaaaatcttcATCCTATAAACGTCTCTTCTCTCTTTCATCACTGCAAGAAACTTAGCTACAACTCCCTTTCTCTATCTATATCACTCTCATTTTCATGGCGACCAAAGATTCCCCAGGGATTAAACTTTTTGGCAAAACCATTACATTCAACgccaataataataatatcatacagACGATTAAGAAAGAAGAAGGGCAGGAACAACAGCCAGAGCTACAAACAAAAATAGCCGTTAGATCACCATCATCATCGGATCTAATGGCAGAGAAGCGTCCAGACAAGATAATAGCATGTCCGAGATGCAAGAGCATGGCGACTAAATTCTGTTACTTCAATAATTACAACGTTAACCAACCACGTCACTTCTGCAAAGGTTGTCAGCGTTATTGGACCGCCGGTGGAGCTCTCCGGAATGTTCCCGTCGGTGCCGGTCGTCGGAGGTCCAAACCTCCGGGTCGTGCAGGTGGGTTCTCCGAGTTGCTTGGAGCTGCGACTGGAGCCGTTGATCAGGTCGAGCTTGACGCTTTGCTGGTGGAAGAGTGGCGAGCAGGTGCTTCCCATGGTTTTTTCCGGCATGATTATCCGGTGAAGAGACTCCGTTGCTACACCGATGGTCAATCTTGTTGATtgtattaaattttcttttattttctattatttgtttttgtttcggGTTTTCCATTTAACCCGTTAGAAATAACGTGGTTAAGTTTGCTTTGATTTGCTTACTGGATACGTACAGGCTAGCAACAAAAATTAACTAGGGGGTTTTAATACTTGCTTATCTACTAAACAGCTGTCGCTTATTTCAATTTCTCTTGTTGATTTTGTTTAGTTGTAAAGTGAAGCTCGTGGGATTTTCCTTATAAAAAGAAAGACGGCATCGTTGACCACTAATCATCCCTTGAAACTTATTATTTCAAGATCTGCATACTAGTCTACAATTAATGTCTATTATATAAGCTTATAGTGGCTAGTTTTATTGCTCAGTATCTTTTTTCAATTGTTAAccaataaatagttttacattttctaATTTCTTTAGCTTAATTTTCGTTTAAGTGTACGTAAAGTTAATCAAATATTTTGGACGTTAGTTTAACTAAGAAACCTCATTCAACTGGGCATTTAAGTTCTCACTTTTCAGCAACAAGCAGATAATCAGACAATAATTTAAAACCtacaaaaataatagtatactcctctttttcaatatataagttgttttagattgtttttttttttttacaatataagTTGTTTTAGGGACTTTTTTCTGTTTCACAATATAAGTAGTACATTTTCAAAGtctaatacaaaatattatatacaaatataaaaacaaaatttaatatgtatGCTTTTAACTAGAACAAGTTGTAAAGTTAAAATAGATGGACTTGTTTATTTACtgtgattcaaaaaaaaatagaacaaaaagTGGGAGATGCTTTCTAAATGTTGTATTTCCAATAAGACCACTGATGGTTAGGAACGAAGAAGAAAGTAATTGCATTCTAAAGGAGGATAAATGGCTTATTCCCCTATGAACTTAGCCATCCCTGCTTTTTCACACACAAACTTTTAGATTATGTCAAAACCCACACgaactattcttttttttgaaataccTACACAGACTTTCGATTTTAATCTCACTTCCACAAAACCATAAACGGTGTTACGAAGCCGTTAATGATGTATCTGATCTGGTTTAATTTCTCATTTATTTCTGGtttaaccaaaaataataaaacgcCGTCGTTTTAGTCTTCTTCTTTAACTGGGATTTTTATCAGAATTAGGGTTCCTAGTATCGAAAGAAGCTGGAGAACGAAACAGAGAAGGAGAGTAGAGTGAGAGATTCGAGTGAAACAGACTAAATCAGTAGGAGAATTGGAGAATGGACGTCAACGGAAGAGGAATTCCGACTCATTGCAGATGTGGAGAATGTGTGAGGCTGCTTACGTCTCGAACAGTTAAAAATCCAGGAAGGCTTTTTCATTCTTGTCCATACGGAGATGAGGTAATGTTACTGGCTATGTATTTCGTGGAACTGGTTGTGCTTTCTGGGAATTGGTTCGAGTTAACATGATCTGGTTGTGTCTTTCTGGGAAAAAATCGATTTGTTATGTTAGCTACAActggtttaatttattttctaaaaggaATGAAATTATCGTTTGCTTCTTACAGAATAGTCGGTTTCATTTGTTCAAGTGGGCGGATCGATCAGCCCTTGAAGAGATTGAAGATATGAAAGTGAAATTTGGTGATCTTGAAAGAGCTTCAAGCAACTTAGAAAAGAATATTGAGAGCTTTAATTCAGAGTTAGAGACTCTTACAATCGAGAAACGCACTTGTGAAGCAGTTGTGTACGGTCTACAAAAGGAGTTACAAGGATTTGAGAAGGAACTTCAAGATCGGAAGATGGAGGTGAAAGGGTTAAAGAACATGGTTGTTTGTGCTGTTGTAATTGTTTTTTCTGCAAATTTGTAATGTAGCTAAGTGTTGGAGATGGAAAGAACATGGAGGTTTTTCTGTAGTGTTAAACGGGTATGGTTAAGAGGGATGATGGAAGTTTTTCTGTAATGTAAAATAGGCGGCTATGGCTTTTGGAACTATTTTAGTGTTATGGTGATGTACTTTGGTGGCTATGACCACTTGTAATATAAATCTAGAACTGTTTCATTATGTAGAACTTAATAGGCACTACACTGACCATTTCATGACATCCTCAAAATAAAACCTAATTCAGAAATCGTGAAGCGTTAAAACAATCCACATGAAGtcttaaaacaaacaaaagaaagccTTAAATCAATCCACTTGACGCCTTAAaacaaacccaaaaaaaaagccATAATCAAATTTAGAAACCATGAAGCTGCCTTGTTATTCGAACACTTGACTTTGAGGTTGTTGACTTGATCCTTCACCTTGTGTTACATTCTTCTTTTTGGGGGTCTTTGAACTGGAACTCCAACATTTGCACACTTCCTTGAGTTATGTCCACCTTCTCCACATCTACCACAATGAATGATCCTTCTCTCCCTTGAAACCTTTGAAGGTGACTCATTCCTATCCTTAGTCTTCTTCTTGCTAGGAGATTCGTTCCTCCCTTTTATCCGCTTAGGAATCTTCTTCCGTCCTCTTGATTGTTCAGGTGCTGTTGGTGGTGGAATAATCCTTGCATCTTCTTATTTTTCCCAAAAAGTTATCCCACGGACAGCTTCAATGGGTGTTTCATATTGCTTTCTCCATGTCGAGGTGAGGTAACAGTCAGCCATATAATCTTCTTGTTTGCGCTTTTTTACAGAAATAATTTTCAAAGCATGACGACAAGGTAATCCCGACATTTCCCACTTTCGACAAGTGCAACTTCGCTCAagcatttttgttttgtatgcAGTATTTTTCTCACTCACCTCAAATACATCATTTCCGCAAGGATATATTGTGCAGCGCCggatttttttttgctcttcACTGACTTTTTCCATTGCTTTAATACTGAACTTTCCTCTATGACTCTTTGATATCAACTTCCTTGCCTCAATGCGCAACATAGCTCTCCTGCGAATTGTCTCCAGCATAACACAAATATAAGACAAACTTTAAGAATAGTGAAAAACATCAATTCACAAAACACTAGTGTTAAATCTTAATAAGAACTCTTAATCCGTCAAAATATATACTTAGAtcaaatatatgtataatttcacatttttattatttccaaatatttttataagtaaatgtataatataaaaataaataataagtaaaatatacattataagatataaatattacattaaacacttatcgtaatattatcatttattATAAAGcaaaaaatagaataagtaaatatacaatataagaaaaataaactataagtaaatatacaatataaaaaataaaaaatagaaaataattaaacatctatctgaaaaaattataataaaacaaataatctgtaaatatacaatataagaaaggtttttttgcaaaattgacttATAACTTAAAGTCAATCACAAAACTaacttccatttttttttggaaattggttttgccctattcaccccacaaattcatataattcacgaaaatgccatcaattttttttttatttttttttcgaaaatgacatttttactctctaaccctcatcatcttcaagtaattacaagattgccattgtcatcaataccctaaccaccatgaacaaccaatttgaagctcttaatgctcccaaaattgagttacccttcttctttttctatttttatgaactaaacacaacatatctctcactttctctcaatattgagctaaaaaaacccaaaattttgattttatattttttatggttcataaagtcatagaagctaacgattatgggtggatCACTTTCGTTTGAGATTCTGTGTGCCTAGGGAAACCTTATGTGTGCTAAGgaagttatctcaccaatttaaggtatgaaatcgaattttttttccagatctgttcgtaaGATGACTTAcatgggaagtcgtctggcagtaaacgacttacctggaagtcgtctggtcaacgcagaggttatttttgcaattgactttgaaatctgttttctgagacgactgaaagttaagtcgtctgattttgtttggttacaaaaaaatctccaaagaacctagatGACTTACatttaagtagtcataggtcaattttgcatttgactggattatttcagaagtttgactttcccggatgacttacatttcagtcgtctggtgaaaattaaaatattaatattttattaacagtatacgacttacaattaagtcgttataggttagttttgcagttgaaaaaaaacttcaatatttaattatactcagacgacttacaattcagtcatccgcccgacgacttacatataagtcgtccatgattttattccgagattctggtcaaacctcgtaaatcctggatgacttacaagtaagtcgtctgacggacgactgaattgtaagtcgtctatatataattaaatattgaattttttttttcaattgcaaaactaacctacgacgacttaattgtaagtcgtctagtttaaaaaaaatattgatattttaattttcaccagacgactgaaatataagtcgtccagaaaagtcaaacttctgaaataatccagtcaaatgcaaaactaacctatgacgactgaaatgtaagtcgtctatcttttttggagttttttttaaccaaacaaaagtagacgacttatttttcagtcgtcttaaataacagatttcaaagtcaattgcaaaaatagcCTCTGcattgaccagacgacttatattttagtcatctggaatacttagattgaagtcgtccgcatCGACCTAAATACACGACTTCTCTGGAAGTCTACTAGATGATCTCCGTGGATGTCgtctgcgtcaatgtttaataaacttgcattttctctaaaactataaagactttttaacattttcttgttaattcatgtttattaatgaatatttggcctactgaatgaaatttataacttaattggtgatatttatgaggttaccaatATTCACGTTAATTAAAGTTTCTAACTTATCCGAGAAGTCTTCAGTGGAAGTCTTCt belongs to Brassica rapa cultivar Chiifu-401-42 chromosome A07, CAAS_Brap_v3.01, whole genome shotgun sequence and includes:
- the LOC103828979 gene encoding dof zinc finger protein DOF1.5; this translates as MATKDSPGIKLFGKTITFNANNNNIIQTIKKEEGQEQQPELQTKIAVRSPSSSDLMAEKRPDKIIACPRCKSMATKFCYFNNYNVNQPRHFCKGCQRYWTAGGALRNVPVGAGRRRSKPPGRAGGFSELLGAATGAVDQVELDALLVEEWRAGASHGFFRHDYPVKRLRCYTDGQSC